One genomic segment of [Phormidium] sp. ETS-05 includes these proteins:
- a CDS encoding DNA methyltransferase, with product MNQQPTYGPHNPHPLSQMRTELVWEGKYDEYGNRREVDIAGCAMPMQKIESIDEPRREAEASKQLSLFEAQNKRQDDFRNRLIWGDNKLVMASLLQEFKGKVDLIYIDPPFDVGADFTMQVQIGDEKEIIEKDQSTLEMVAYRDIWGKGSDSYLQMMYERLTLIKQIIHTEASVYIHCDARMLHYLKSVADDIFGKDSFMCQIIWKRMQSGRKAKSNKWLSVDDILLFYRMNGNKYNPQYLPYSDEYKKRFTQQDDQGIYYWDNIGTYSEERLQQLIAENRIRFPENPNAKPRIKNYLHEGKGVVIDNIWTDIAPVNSQAIEDTNYATQKPEALLERIIKASSNEGDLVLDCFCGSGTTGAVAERLNRRWIMCDLGRFAIHTTRKRMIELQRQLHKEEKPYRAFDLYNLGRYERQWWQKDRLQGADEQHRRVVLEFFKAEILTNTPSPLLHGRKGGAFCHVDGIDSMFTRSEAQQVAQAVAQAGGRECYCLAWEFEMDLHLLVNALVQELGVKLKLVQIPREIMEKNRKTSPPFLEVAVLTAEPVYRKEKEGKTVDIKLTQFLPSLAEVPTKELEAIKERAINSGFDFIDFWAVDFNWQPGKPFFHDWQDYRTRKDRRLKTVSDAKYQYPAPGKYTACVKVVDTFGCDTSITIEVVV from the coding sequence ATGAACCAACAACCCACCTATGGCCCCCACAACCCCCACCCCCTCTCCCAAATGCGGACGGAACTGGTTTGGGAGGGCAAATATGATGAGTATGGCAACCGGCGAGAGGTAGATATTGCTGGTTGTGCCATGCCTATGCAGAAGATAGAAAGCATTGATGAGCCGAGGCGGGAGGCGGAGGCATCTAAGCAGTTATCCTTATTTGAAGCCCAAAATAAGCGGCAAGATGATTTTAGAAATCGCCTGATTTGGGGCGATAATAAGTTAGTCATGGCTTCCCTGTTACAGGAGTTTAAGGGCAAGGTAGATTTAATTTACATTGACCCTCCGTTTGATGTGGGTGCGGATTTTACCATGCAGGTTCAGATTGGAGATGAAAAGGAAATTATCGAGAAAGACCAATCAACGTTAGAAATGGTTGCTTATCGAGATATCTGGGGGAAAGGCTCAGACTCTTATTTACAGATGATGTATGAAAGATTAACTCTTATAAAACAAATTATACACACAGAAGCAAGTGTTTATATCCACTGTGATGCCCGAATGCTTCATTATCTTAAATCTGTTGCGGATGACATTTTTGGCAAAGATAGTTTCATGTGTCAGATTATTTGGAAAAGAATGCAAAGTGGCCGAAAAGCAAAATCAAATAAATGGCTTTCTGTCGATGATATTTTACTGTTTTATCGAATGAATGGAAATAAGTATAATCCTCAATATTTGCCATATTCAGATGAGTATAAAAAACGTTTTACTCAACAAGATGATCAAGGGATATACTATTGGGATAATATTGGCACATACTCAGAAGAAAGACTACAGCAATTGATAGCAGAAAATCGCATTCGTTTCCCTGAAAATCCAAATGCTAAGCCCAGAATCAAAAATTACCTACATGAGGGTAAAGGGGTAGTAATTGATAATATTTGGACTGATATAGCTCCTGTAAACTCACAAGCTATTGAAGACACAAATTATGCCACCCAAAAACCAGAAGCCCTCTTAGAACGCATCATCAAAGCGTCATCTAATGAAGGAGATTTAGTTTTAGATTGCTTCTGTGGTAGTGGCACCACTGGAGCGGTAGCAGAACGCCTAAACAGGCGGTGGATAATGTGCGATTTAGGGCGGTTTGCCATCCACACCACCCGGAAACGGATGATTGAACTGCAGCGACAACTCCACAAAGAAGAAAAACCCTACCGTGCCTTTGACCTGTATAACCTGGGACGCTACGAGCGCCAGTGGTGGCAAAAGGACCGACTCCAAGGCGCGGACGAACAACACCGCCGGGTAGTGCTGGAATTTTTCAAAGCCGAAATCCTCACCAACACCCCCTCACCCCTGCTACATGGACGGAAAGGCGGGGCATTCTGTCATGTGGATGGTATCGACTCCATGTTTACCCGCTCAGAAGCCCAACAAGTAGCCCAAGCGGTGGCGCAGGCGGGGGGGCGGGAGTGCTATTGCCTAGCCTGGGAATTTGAGATGGATTTGCATCTACTGGTTAATGCTCTGGTGCAGGAATTGGGGGTAAAACTGAAACTGGTGCAGATTCCCCGGGAGATTATGGAGAAAAACCGCAAAACATCGCCGCCATTTTTGGAGGTGGCAGTATTGACAGCGGAGCCAGTGTATCGGAAAGAAAAAGAAGGCAAAACCGTAGATATCAAGCTGACCCAATTTCTGCCCTCCCTGGCGGAAGTTCCCACCAAAGAACTAGAAGCCATCAAGGAACGAGCCATTAACAGCGGCTTCGACTTTATCGACTTCTGGGCGGTGGATTTCAACTGGCAACCGGGTAAACCATTCTTTCACGACTGGCAAGACTACCGCACCCGCAAAGACCGCCGCCTCAAAACCGTCAGCGATGCCAAATATCAATATCCCGCTCCCGGTAAATACACCGCTTGTGTCAAAGTTGTAGATACTTTTGGTTGCGATACCAGCATTACTATAGAGGTGGTGGTATAG
- a CDS encoding AAA family ATPase, with protein MVRLTETFGNTQRHCEAALLSDGTLRVLAIVAAMLWAPEGSLVAIEEIDNGVHPSRAQHLLASIRDIAQRRQLRVLLSTHNPALMDALPDAALGDVVFCLRNPEQGDSRLVRLGDINEFPALVSQGSLGQLVTAGVVDRFIKSPHTSRDRKQQALAWL; from the coding sequence ATGGTGAGGTTAACAGAAACTTTCGGTAATACTCAGCGCCATTGTGAGGCGGCATTGTTGTCTGATGGCACGTTGCGGGTATTGGCGATCGTCGCGGCTATGCTCTGGGCTCCAGAAGGCAGTTTGGTGGCGATCGAGGAAATCGATAACGGCGTTCATCCCAGCCGTGCCCAACATTTACTCGCCAGTATTAGAGATATTGCGCAGCGGCGTCAGTTGCGGGTATTACTTTCTACTCACAACCCCGCTTTAATGGATGCTTTACCTGATGCAGCCCTCGGTGATGTGGTGTTTTGTTTGAGAAATCCAGAACAAGGGGATAGCCGTCTGGTGCGACTGGGGGATATTAATGAGTTTCCCGCTCTCGTATCCCAAGGCTCCCTGGGACAGTTGGTGACTGCGGGTGTGGTCGATCGGTTTATTAAGTCGCCCCACACTTCTAGAGACAGAAAACAGCAAGCTCTGGCATGGCTTTGA
- a CDS encoding AAA family ATPase → MKLHSLEIANFRAIEKLSLDFTDYLGRPRPINLLVGPNGSGKTSILDAIHVMVKIFENPRQPNFREGLEYSVQQLVRGRGTLAEILFEFSLDQEEAAAINAVYAALELNQHFNLEREDQPPLNIPTKIRWIYPNIKPSGRSAYFYEYLDKNAVRVLGARGRASQAKSRGLFYDEIFEKIGGVCYLDQRRSIRLHKIFEYQPNQELREHGDVLSWLNDYYRKHLSWNQEKYGESYWQRIQRLFNKICYPAELIGLESGPGVETLILRKNGTEYDLLQMSSGEHQILRILVSLTAEKAKNSIVLIDEVELHLHPTWQERLIDVLREDSSNNQYIFTTHSPAVMKLFYDSEIISLGALEVK, encoded by the coding sequence ATGAAATTACATTCTCTAGAAATTGCCAATTTTAGAGCCATTGAAAAATTGTCTCTAGATTTTACCGACTATTTAGGTCGGCCTCGACCAATTAATTTACTCGTCGGTCCTAATGGTTCAGGAAAAACATCGATTTTAGATGCTATTCATGTGATGGTAAAAATTTTTGAAAATCCCAGACAACCGAATTTTAGAGAGGGACTAGAATATAGTGTTCAACAATTGGTTAGAGGACGAGGCACTCTAGCTGAAATACTATTTGAATTTTCTCTTGACCAAGAGGAAGCCGCCGCCATTAATGCGGTTTATGCAGCTCTGGAATTAAATCAGCATTTTAATTTAGAGAGAGAGGATCAACCACCTCTGAATATCCCCACCAAAATTCGGTGGATTTATCCGAATATTAAGCCATCAGGTAGAAGTGCTTATTTTTATGAATATTTAGATAAAAATGCAGTTAGAGTTTTAGGGGCAAGAGGTCGAGCGTCTCAAGCTAAATCAAGAGGTTTATTTTATGATGAAATTTTTGAGAAAATTGGTGGGGTTTGTTATTTAGACCAAAGACGTAGTATTAGGTTACATAAAATTTTTGAATATCAACCTAATCAAGAATTAAGAGAACATGGTGATGTGTTATCCTGGCTGAATGATTACTATCGCAAACATTTAAGTTGGAATCAGGAAAAATATGGTGAGTCATATTGGCAAAGAATTCAAAGATTGTTTAACAAAATTTGTTATCCTGCTGAACTTATTGGCTTAGAATCTGGTCCAGGAGTTGAAACTTTGATTTTAAGAAAAAATGGGACAGAATACGATTTGTTGCAAATGAGTTCAGGAGAACATCAAATTTTGAGGATTTTAGTCAGTTTAACCGCAGAAAAAGCGAAAAACTCCATTGTTTTGATTGACGAAGTTGAGCTGCATTTACATCCCACATGGCAAGAAAGATTAATTGATGTTCTGCGAGAAGATTCTTCTAATAATCAATATATATTTACGACACACTCTCCCGCAGTGATGAAATTATTCTATGATTCAGAGATTATTTCTTTGGGAGCATTGGAGGTAAAATAG
- a CDS encoding DEAD/DEAH box helicase encodes MTTATFNPTSLEPLFAPWSEPNAHRIRAEKAGDGSVVQQGRRASPIDLVNNLRAAVREWREAFYIGASDTTIQLLNHWFNRAHRQVTPDGEEFEFRYYFCQREAVETLIYLKEVRRIECLSQLIAEFGGINAEIQALGITEDEDSWSRYAFKLATGAGKTKVMSLCIVWSYFHALRESDSEMARHFVVIAPNLTVYERLKDDFGNGRIFDVDPLIPPEWRGDWNLSIVLQDEASGAATGGTLYLTNIHRLYEKKKSAKKGEADTYAWMGPVVSKSKALDTGAALRDRITTHQRVMVLNDEAHHVWDAGSAWNEAIRTLHETILARSGCKLVAQLDFSATPKDNKGQLFKHIVCDTPLGEAVDAGIVKTPLIGQGSRKLVEQADDNAAYRWEQHLLLGYERWKASQGEWRASGKKPLLFIMCDDTEAADQITQRLNSDPLFEQLNGKTINLHTNLKGKLKKVGRGNNARYEFVEDEKAINDDDLKALRQLSRELDSNASPYFCIVSVLMLREGWDVRNVTTIVPLRPYSSKANILPEQTLGRGLRRMTPPGQANELVTVVEHPAFASLYQQELAQEGVPLEIVDIDRVPATTISIFPDEAHKDVNRLNIEIPTLAAGYRIVPKLEGLTIQDVKKAFKPYKPLPLGKQGNSEIQYEGRHLFTGEVVEKLQLNLPLLASGIGAVSYYVKQLETICKLRGLHPILAPLVQTFLEEILFEQKTNLFDGALVARLADSDVGEHLRAVFVPLIRSRTTTQEERLAVAAPKSLNTWKPYQVTLSDRRPALAANKTLFNLVSCHQELEVAVTKFCDRAPDVAAFAKNAGSQCLRIDYLAQGDRLAFYTPDFFIRTTQGNYYLVETKGREDRDVPLKAKTAIAWCAAASISPLSPDGKESKGEGTWEYLYIPQGVFERMAGDTVVELARACAPALQNLLQAEEFQDLPLFANFGQADEETTATDSLIAPEILNALPSRYRRAADQAVMLYHFFENKEGMNYAPVFTPLLGCLDEAAKGLILRRLQPELPVTVAEQKAWFDPDLDGCDKQAENSYKKLAQNLKRTLVFNNGVSLIGLLRSCFDYALNDPTKLGGVFEALRQQFRFTGGRELLENITRINDFRNTYIAHQDEELNDQNLAEAELKVWIEMLQVMGK; translated from the coding sequence ATGACCACTGCCACTTTTAACCCTACCAGTCTCGAACCCCTATTCGCTCCTTGGTCAGAACCTAATGCCCATCGCATCCGCGCTGAAAAAGCCGGGGATGGATCCGTAGTTCAACAGGGCAGAAGAGCCTCCCCCATTGATTTGGTGAATAATTTACGGGCTGCAGTTAGGGAGTGGCGGGAAGCCTTCTATATTGGTGCGAGCGATACCACTATCCAACTATTAAACCACTGGTTTAACCGGGCTCACCGCCAAGTCACCCCAGATGGGGAAGAATTTGAGTTTCGCTATTACTTTTGCCAGCGGGAAGCGGTGGAAACTCTAATTTATCTCAAAGAAGTGCGGCGGATTGAGTGTTTATCGCAACTCATCGCTGAATTTGGCGGGATAAATGCAGAGATTCAAGCCTTGGGCATCACAGAGGATGAAGATAGTTGGAGCCGGTATGCTTTTAAACTGGCTACGGGTGCGGGCAAAACTAAGGTAATGAGCCTGTGCATTGTGTGGAGCTATTTTCATGCGCTGCGGGAGTCAGACTCGGAAATGGCGCGGCATTTTGTGGTGATTGCCCCGAATTTGACTGTGTATGAACGCCTAAAAGATGATTTTGGCAATGGGCGGATTTTTGATGTTGACCCGCTGATTCCCCCAGAATGGCGCGGTGATTGGAATTTATCTATAGTATTACAGGATGAGGCTAGCGGCGCGGCGACGGGGGGCACCCTCTATTTAACCAATATTCACCGTCTCTATGAGAAGAAAAAATCTGCCAAAAAAGGGGAGGCTGATACTTATGCCTGGATGGGTCCGGTGGTGTCTAAATCTAAGGCTTTGGATACGGGAGCGGCTTTGCGAGACAGAATTACTACTCACCAGCGGGTGATGGTACTGAATGATGAAGCTCACCACGTTTGGGACGCTGGCTCGGCATGGAATGAAGCGATTAGAACTCTGCATGAAACTATTTTAGCTCGTAGTGGCTGTAAATTGGTTGCTCAATTGGATTTTTCCGCGACTCCTAAAGATAATAAAGGGCAATTGTTTAAACATATTGTCTGTGATACGCCTTTGGGTGAAGCGGTGGATGCGGGGATTGTGAAAACGCCGCTGATTGGGCAAGGGAGCCGGAAACTGGTAGAGCAAGCTGATGATAATGCTGCCTATCGTTGGGAACAGCATTTGCTTTTGGGTTATGAACGCTGGAAGGCTAGCCAAGGGGAATGGCGGGCTAGTGGCAAAAAACCGCTGTTGTTTATTATGTGTGATGATACGGAAGCGGCAGACCAAATTACTCAGCGTTTGAATAGTGACCCGCTGTTTGAGCAACTGAATGGTAAAACAATTAACCTGCATACAAATCTGAAGGGGAAGCTGAAGAAGGTAGGACGGGGGAATAATGCTCGTTATGAGTTTGTGGAGGATGAGAAGGCAATCAATGATGATGATTTAAAGGCTCTGCGTCAACTCAGCCGGGAATTGGATAGTAATGCGAGTCCCTATTTTTGTATTGTGTCGGTGTTGATGCTGCGGGAGGGTTGGGATGTGCGGAATGTTACCACGATCGTCCCTTTGCGTCCCTACAGTTCTAAAGCGAATATTTTGCCAGAGCAAACTTTGGGGCGGGGGTTGCGCCGGATGACGCCGCCGGGACAAGCAAATGAGTTGGTGACGGTGGTGGAGCATCCAGCTTTTGCGAGTCTGTATCAGCAGGAACTGGCGCAAGAGGGGGTGCCATTGGAGATAGTGGATATCGATCGCGTCCCCGCCACCACGATTTCTATCTTTCCCGATGAAGCACATAAAGATGTTAACCGCCTGAATATCGAGATTCCTACTCTTGCAGCCGGTTATCGGATTGTGCCAAAGTTGGAAGGCTTGACGATTCAGGATGTGAAAAAGGCGTTTAAACCCTACAAACCTTTACCCCTAGGCAAACAGGGCAATAGTGAAATCCAGTATGAGGGGCGACATCTATTTACGGGGGAAGTGGTGGAGAAGCTGCAGCTAAATCTACCCCTATTGGCGTCGGGGATTGGGGCGGTTTCTTACTATGTGAAACAACTGGAAACTATCTGCAAACTGCGGGGACTGCATCCTATCTTGGCGCCTTTAGTTCAGACGTTTTTGGAAGAGATACTATTTGAGCAAAAAACCAATCTGTTTGATGGGGCATTGGTGGCGCGGTTAGCTGATTCTGATGTGGGGGAGCATTTGCGGGCGGTGTTTGTGCCGCTAATTCGCAGCCGGACTACTACGCAAGAAGAGCGTTTGGCGGTGGCGGCGCCGAAATCCCTCAATACTTGGAAACCGTATCAAGTGACGTTGAGCGATCGGCGTCCGGCTTTAGCAGCAAATAAGACGCTGTTTAACCTGGTGAGTTGTCACCAGGAATTAGAAGTAGCTGTGACCAAGTTTTGCGATCGGGCTCCCGATGTGGCAGCTTTTGCCAAAAACGCGGGCTCCCAATGCTTGCGGATTGATTATCTGGCGCAGGGCGATCGGTTAGCATTCTACACCCCAGATTTCTTCATCCGCACCACTCAGGGTAACTACTACCTGGTGGAAACCAAAGGTAGAGAGGACCGAGATGTGCCGCTGAAGGCAAAAACCGCGATCGCCTGGTGTGCAGCCGCTTCTATTTCTCCCCTTTCTCCAGACGGGAAAGAGTCCAAAGGTGAGGGCACCTGGGAATATCTGTATATTCCCCAAGGCGTATTTGAACGCATGGCGGGTGATACAGTTGTAGAACTAGCTCGCGCCTGCGCTCCCGCGTTGCAAAACTTGCTGCAAGCTGAAGAATTTCAGGATTTACCTCTATTTGCGAATTTCGGACAAGCGGACGAAGAAACAACCGCCACAGATAGTCTAATTGCGCCTGAGATTCTGAATGCTCTCCCCTCACGCTACCGCCGCGCCGCCGATCAAGCGGTAATGCTCTATCACTTTTTTGAAAACAAAGAAGGTATGAACTACGCGCCAGTGTTCACGCCCCTATTAGGTTGCTTAGATGAAGCGGCCAAAGGCTTGATTTTGCGCCGTCTTCAGCCAGAGCTGCCCGTGACTGTAGCAGAACAAAAAGCGTGGTTTGACCCAGATTTAGACGGGTGCGATAAGCAGGCTGAAAACAGCTATAAAAAGCTCGCTCAAAACCTGAAACGGACTTTGGTGTTTAACAACGGTGTTTCTCTGATTGGGCTACTGCGCTCTTGTTTTGACTATGCCCTAAATGATCCTACCAAACTGGGCGGTGTTTTTGAAGCCTTACGCCAGCAATTTCGCTTTACCGGTGGGCGCGAGCTCCTAGAGAACATCACCCGCATCAATGATTTTCGCAATACCTATATTGCCCACCAGGACGAGGAATTGAATGATCAAAACTTGGCCGAAGCTGAGTTAAAAGTATGGATTGAGATGTTGCAAGTAATGGGTAAATGA
- a CDS encoding DUF5615 family PIN-like protein, with amino-acid sequence MAIYLYMDVHVPQSITDQLRRRGVDVLTAFEDDSQQIPDDQLLERVTQLNRVLFTQDIRFRVLAEKWQKEGKQFSGLIFGHQLGGTIGQFVKDLELIAKASEPDEWMNAVEYIPFKRSPTTG; translated from the coding sequence ATGGCTATTTATCTATATATGGATGTTCATGTCCCTCAATCAATTACCGATCAGTTGCGGCGGCGCGGCGTAGATGTATTAACAGCGTTTGAGGACGACAGTCAACAAATCCCTGATGACCAGCTTTTGGAAAGGGTGACACAGCTTAACCGAGTCCTCTTTACCCAGGATATTCGCTTTCGGGTCTTAGCCGAGAAGTGGCAGAAAGAAGGCAAACAGTTTTCAGGATTAATCTTTGGTCATCAACTTGGTGGCACCATTGGCCAATTTGTGAAAGATTTAGAATTGATTGCTAAGGCTTCCGAACCTGATGAGTGGATGAATGCAGTTGAATATATTCCTTTCAAGCGATCGCCAACAACGGGATGA
- a CDS encoding UPF0175 family protein, producing MSSITIDVPPEIFSARRLPPEEFAQDMRLAAAIYWYQRGEVSQEKAALIAGLNRRDFIAALARDEVDVFMWILLTCNES from the coding sequence ATGTCATCAATCACAATTGACGTGCCACCAGAAATTTTCTCAGCTCGGCGCCTGCCCCCAGAAGAATTTGCCCAGGATATGCGCCTTGCTGCGGCGATTTACTGGTATCAAAGAGGAGAAGTTTCTCAGGAAAAAGCGGCTTTAATTGCTGGTTTAAATCGGCGAGATTTTATTGCCGCACTGGCCAGGGACGAAGTGGATGTATTTATGTGGATTTTGCTGACCTGCAACGAGAGTTAA
- a CDS encoding DUF433 domain-containing protein: MLALSYPHIEKIENQPARLQRLPRIRVAQIVMDYLAYGWSVEEICRQHLYLNPAEAHAAMGYYFDHQEEIDQEIRQEWQQVQESISQSVQSPFYIRMKARGLL, encoded by the coding sequence ATGTTAGCACTGAGTTACCCACACATAGAAAAAATCGAAAACCAGCCTGCCAGATTGCAGCGCTTACCTCGGATTAGAGTAGCACAGATTGTCATGGACTATCTGGCTTATGGTTGGTCAGTAGAGGAAATCTGCCGTCAGCACCTTTACTTAAACCCAGCCGAGGCTCATGCTGCTATGGGTTACTACTTCGACCACCAGGAAGAAATCGACCAAGAAATTCGGCAGGAGTGGCAGCAAGTACAAGAAAGCATCAGCCAATCAGTACAATCCCCGTTTTACATCCGCATGAAAGCCAGAGGTCTGCTATAA
- a CDS encoding DUF29 family protein: MTQELADLRTSILEGRYGDALAIVDDLESMGRKGILRHIKSFLMSMLIHLINNQIEMRMTNSWAASIRDSVMEIQELNLQENQTSYYVKAEDWQSLLEESLPRSISTASVEVREGSYTPFQLKNMVNAPQIMQIAQELLYLTYQHSAIDLPDIINEYLTQLPGGEDWKYGNF, translated from the coding sequence ATGACTCAGGAACTAGCAGATTTAAGAACCAGCATCCTGGAAGGGCGCTATGGGGACGCTTTAGCCATTGTTGATGACTTAGAAAGCATGGGTAGAAAAGGAATATTGCGCCATATCAAGTCATTTTTAATGAGCATGCTCATTCATTTGATTAACAATCAAATCGAAATGCGGATGACGAATTCATGGGCAGCATCAATTAGAGATTCCGTCATGGAAATTCAAGAATTAAACTTACAGGAAAATCAAACCTCTTATTACGTCAAAGCAGAAGATTGGCAATCACTCTTAGAAGAGTCTTTACCCAGATCCATTTCTACTGCCAGCGTTGAAGTTAGAGAAGGCTCTTATACTCCATTTCAACTCAAAAACATGGTAAATGCTCCTCAGATAATGCAAATTGCTCAAGAACTTTTATATCTAACTTATCAGCATTCTGCCATTGATTTACCCGATATTATCAATGAATATCTCACGCAATTACCAGGGGGAGAAGATTGGAAATATGGCAATTTTTAA
- a CDS encoding DUF2281 domain-containing protein has translation MTTPHPDADRLGSRGGQIWMSPDFDEPLEALLQDRM, from the coding sequence GTGACAACACCTCACCCAGACGCCGATCGGCTTGGGTCCCGTGGAGGTCAAATCTGGATGTCTCCCGATTTTGATGAGCCATTAGAAGCGTTGCTGCAGGACCGGATGTAA
- a CDS encoding AAA family ATPase: MTIRLTEFTLANFKSYRESRLPLGPLTLLIGANAAGKSNAIEGLCFLSWLAQGQKLDQIQYAVNSVDRVFRGRVNDLCYRGESSFTLGCRLNSSEWNQLEITINVRDGELHISGERIIDSSSPVPLYDLVAPSQGVGTDVGVSYNNFARGGRKPQITCSDNRAIFVQLDSPASFDANSHKSQQVIPEIVREYQRLLQSILFLDPVPGKMRGYSFKADKRLQEDGGNLSSVLFHLWQKADNQQIILGFIKSLPEQAIDGLDFLVAKR; this comes from the coding sequence ATGACTATTAGGCTGACAGAATTTACTCTGGCCAACTTCAAAAGCTACAGAGAAAGTAGGTTGCCTCTGGGGCCGTTGACGTTACTCATAGGAGCGAATGCTGCGGGGAAAAGTAATGCGATTGAAGGTCTGTGCTTTCTGTCCTGGCTAGCACAAGGCCAAAAACTTGACCAGATTCAATATGCGGTGAATAGTGTCGATCGGGTTTTTCGGGGTCGAGTCAATGACTTGTGTTATCGGGGGGAGTCAAGTTTTACCCTTGGTTGCCGTTTAAACTCATCTGAGTGGAATCAACTGGAGATAACTATTAATGTGCGCGATGGCGAGCTGCATATCAGTGGCGAGCGGATTATTGATTCTAGTAGTCCAGTACCACTATATGACTTAGTGGCACCGTCTCAAGGGGTCGGGACTGATGTTGGGGTGTCTTATAACAACTTTGCCCGGGGGGGGAGAAAACCCCAAATCACCTGTAGTGATAACAGGGCTATATTTGTGCAGTTAGATAGTCCGGCTAGTTTTGATGCCAATAGCCACAAGTCCCAACAGGTGATTCCTGAAATTGTCAGGGAATATCAACGGTTGCTGCAAAGTATTTTGTTTTTGGATCCGGTTCCTGGTAAAATGCGGGGATACAGCTTTAAAGCTGATAAGCGCTTACAAGAAGATGGTGGTAATCTTTCCAGCGTCTTGTTTCATCTGTGGCAGAAAGCGGATAATCAGCAGATAATTCTCGGCTTCATCAAGAGTTTACCAGAACAGGCGATCGATGGCCTAGATTTCCTGGTGGCCAAGAGATGA
- a CDS encoding type II toxin-antitoxin system VapB family antitoxin has product MVIPLQIDEALVQEALALSHHPTVTALFGGFTGVYPTTRATENSGIVWDY; this is encoded by the coding sequence ATGGTCATTCCCCTACAGATAGATGAAGCTCTGGTCCAAGAAGCCCTGGCTTTGAGCCACCATCCCACAGTCACGGCATTATTTGGAGGCTTTACGGGAGTATATCCAACGACGAGGGCAACTGAAAATAGTGGAATTGTTTGGGACTATTGA